In one Echinicola marina genomic region, the following are encoded:
- a CDS encoding DeoR/GlpR family DNA-binding transcription regulator: MTIAERHKLILDKLDQEGYVSVSELSKSMKVTMVTVRKDLKILEDKGLLYRTHGSATPVPPYVNDRSVNEKQLEKVDEKKRIAQKAAEMILQDDAIIIGSGTTVVAFAQVIPKNLRLTVLTAAMNVTMSLIDLPEVEVVQLGGVVRKSSSSVVGYYAENMMKQFSCSKLFLGADGISMDHGLSTSNMMEAHLNAQMIKSVQKTIVLADSSKFERKGFGKICDIEDIDEVITDKGTPSHFIKKLEEKGITVTIV, translated from the coding sequence ATGACGATAGCAGAAAGACATAAGTTAATATTGGACAAATTGGACCAAGAAGGGTATGTAAGTGTTTCCGAGCTGAGTAAAAGCATGAAGGTCACCATGGTAACTGTACGAAAAGACCTCAAAATCCTTGAAGACAAAGGACTGCTCTATCGGACCCACGGAAGCGCTACTCCGGTACCTCCATATGTAAACGATCGGTCTGTAAATGAAAAGCAGCTGGAAAAAGTTGACGAAAAGAAAAGAATCGCCCAAAAAGCAGCAGAAATGATACTTCAGGATGATGCTATCATCATTGGGTCTGGAACCACTGTCGTTGCCTTTGCCCAAGTCATCCCCAAAAACTTACGTCTCACCGTACTTACAGCTGCCATGAACGTCACCATGTCATTAATAGACCTTCCAGAAGTAGAAGTGGTCCAATTGGGTGGAGTAGTAAGAAAAAGTAGTTCCTCTGTCGTTGGATATTATGCAGAGAATATGATGAAACAGTTTTCCTGCAGCAAGCTTTTCCTAGGAGCGGATGGCATCAGCATGGACCATGGGCTCAGCACTTCCAATATGATGGAAGCTCATCTAAACGCACAAATGATCAAGTCCGTCCAAAAAACCATCGTATTGGCTGATTCCAGCAAATTTGAAAGAAAGGGTTTTGGAAAAATATGTGATATAGAGGACATCGATGAAGTGATTACCGATAAAGGCACGCCAAGTCACTTCATTAAAAAGTTAGAAGAAAAAGGCATCACTGTCACCATAGTATAA
- a CDS encoding MOSC domain-containing protein, translated as MKIQDIYIYPIKSLGGIRLQEAEVKTKGFKWDRRWMLVDDTGGFLSQRSLHHMALLQVEIHENGLKVFHKTKQDQYINIPFTPETDDFIQVQVWDDSLSGQIVSTKANQWFSETLNINCQLIFMPEDSFRPVEEKYTVNNETVSFADAMPYLLIGQGSLDDLNSRLDTPVPMERFRPNLVFSGGKAFQEDDWSNIQIGDCTFKITKPCARCVLTTVDQNTGLKGKEPLKTLSRFRLKDKKVLFGQNLISLKNGTVKVGDELIVKKASTL; from the coding sequence ATGAAAATCCAAGACATTTATATCTACCCCATCAAATCACTGGGAGGAATTAGATTACAAGAAGCTGAAGTTAAAACCAAAGGTTTTAAATGGGATCGCAGATGGATGCTGGTAGATGATACAGGTGGTTTTCTTAGCCAACGTAGCCTGCACCACATGGCTTTATTACAAGTTGAAATCCATGAAAATGGATTAAAGGTTTTCCATAAGACCAAACAAGATCAATACATTAATATCCCTTTTACTCCAGAAACAGACGATTTTATCCAAGTTCAAGTCTGGGACGATAGCCTTTCGGGCCAAATTGTCAGTACAAAAGCCAACCAATGGTTTTCTGAGACATTAAATATTAATTGTCAACTTATCTTTATGCCTGAAGACAGCTTTCGGCCAGTAGAAGAAAAATATACAGTTAATAATGAAACGGTCAGTTTTGCGGATGCGATGCCTTATCTTTTAATCGGACAAGGCTCCTTAGATGACCTAAACTCAAGGTTGGATACGCCTGTTCCTATGGAACGGTTCAGACCTAACCTGGTATTCAGCGGTGGCAAAGCTTTCCAAGAAGATGATTGGTCGAATATTCAAATTGGAGATTGCACCTTTAAGATCACGAAACCATGCGCCAGATGTGTATTGACCACTGTAGATCAAAACACTGGTCTTAAAGGGAAAGAACCGCTAAAAACTTTATCTCGTTTTAGGCTTAAGGACAAAAAAGTACTATTTGGACAAAATCTTATCTCCTTAAAAAACGGAACAGTCAAGGTGGGCGATGAGCTAATTGTCAAAAAAGCCTCCACCCTATAG
- a CDS encoding MIP/aquaporin family protein, whose amino-acid sequence MNIYVAEFIGTALLISLGSGVVANVVLKETKGYQSGWIVITTAWALAVFVAVVVAGPYSGAHINPAVSVGLAVAGLFDWALVPGYVLSQVLGACFGAFIAWVVYKDHFDVTEDKGLKFAPFATAPAIRNYTSNFISEVVGTFILIFVILHSTGAQLEDGNNTPIGLGALGALPVAFLVWVIGLAMGGTTGYAINPARDLGPRIAHQFLPIKGKGSSDWAYSWVPILGPLTGACLAAGLYLIL is encoded by the coding sequence ATGAATATATACGTAGCTGAATTTATTGGCACAGCCCTTTTGATCTCGCTAGGCTCCGGGGTGGTCGCCAATGTGGTTTTAAAAGAAACTAAGGGGTACCAAAGTGGTTGGATTGTGATAACCACTGCTTGGGCATTGGCGGTGTTTGTGGCTGTGGTGGTGGCTGGTCCATACAGTGGTGCCCATATCAATCCTGCGGTTAGCGTGGGTTTGGCTGTGGCAGGTTTGTTTGATTGGGCCCTAGTTCCAGGATATGTGTTGTCACAGGTTTTAGGAGCTTGTTTTGGGGCTTTTATAGCTTGGGTGGTATATAAGGATCATTTTGATGTTACGGAGGATAAGGGGCTTAAATTTGCTCCGTTTGCGACAGCCCCAGCGATTAGGAATTATACCTCCAATTTTATTTCTGAGGTAGTGGGGACCTTTATATTGATTTTTGTGATCCTGCATTCTACAGGTGCGCAATTGGAGGATGGGAATAATACGCCCATTGGCCTTGGGGCATTAGGGGCCTTGCCAGTGGCATTTTTGGTGTGGGTGATTGGTTTGGCTATGGGGGGAACTACTGGTTATGCTATCAATCCCGCCAGGGATTTAGGGCCGAGGATTGCCCATCAGTTTCTGCCTATCAAGGGGAAAGGGAGTAGTGATTGGGCCTATAGCTGGGTGCCTATTTTGGGGCCATTGACAGGGGCTTGTTTGGCGGCTGGGCTATATTTGATTTTATAG
- the atpC gene encoding ATP synthase F1 subunit epsilon, translating to MHLEIITPDKKVYHGEISEATFPGASGTFQVLKNHAAIVSALAKGTVSYTTNDGKQSLEVDGGVVEVRENEIILLAEKILD from the coding sequence ATGCATTTAGAAATCATAACACCGGACAAAAAGGTATATCATGGAGAAATCTCAGAAGCTACTTTCCCAGGGGCTTCAGGTACTTTCCAAGTATTGAAAAACCACGCTGCTATTGTATCTGCATTGGCAAAAGGAACCGTTTCTTACACTACCAATGACGGCAAGCAGTCTCTAGAAGTGGACGGCGGTGTAGTAGAAGTAAGAGAAAATGAGATTATTCTTTTGGCTGAAAAAATCCTTGATTGA
- a CDS encoding co-chaperone GroES, with product MRITEDNKLKKLVVVGDRVLIKLKKAGEKTSSGLYLPPGVKEKEQVQQGYIIKTGPGYPIPMHVEEDEPWKEKEESIRYIPLQAKEGDLAIFLLNGAHEVIYEEEKFYIVSQNAILMLEREEEL from the coding sequence ATGCGCATAACTGAAGATAATAAGTTGAAGAAACTGGTAGTAGTGGGTGATCGAGTATTGATTAAACTCAAAAAGGCCGGGGAAAAAACTTCTAGTGGGTTATATCTACCACCAGGTGTAAAGGAGAAGGAACAGGTACAACAAGGTTATATTATTAAAACAGGTCCAGGTTATCCTATTCCTATGCATGTAGAAGAGGATGAGCCTTGGAAGGAAAAAGAGGAGAGTATTAGATATATCCCCTTGCAAGCGAAGGAAGGGGATTTGGCCATTTTTTTATTGAATGGTGCACACGAGGTGATTTATGAGGAAGAGAAGTTTTATATCGTATCACAAAATGCTATACTGATGTTGGAAAGAGAAGAGGAGCTTTGA
- a CDS encoding glycerol-3-phosphate dehydrogenase/oxidase: MDRLGNIRKLKEAGKVWDIVVIGGGASGLGVALDALSRGLDVLLLEGNDFAKGTSSRSTKLVHGGVRYLAQGDVFLVWEALRERGRILQNAPHLASVQPFIIPIYSYWDKLKYTLGLKIYDWMSGRLSLGDSSYITRGEVKIRLPEVKEEGLLGGVVYHDGAFDDARLALSVAQTCDDLGGCVLNYAKVTSLLKSGDGRINGVRVKDVLAKKSYEIKALMVVNATGVFADKVLKLDEPNAPKMIQPSQGVHLVLPLEFLGSEDALMIPETSDGRVLFAVPWLGKLVVGTTDTLRKKAKLEPEALSREIDFILQTASLYLLKKPTRKDVLAVFAGLRPLAAPKEGNTKTKEISRNHKVIVSGSGLVTLTGGKWTTFRKMGEDTVDYFSKLTGKEVRRSRSWKERIHGFGTGLLEGHWRQYGSYATELLQMIKDEPGYARLLHRDYPYTVGEVVWAVRREMAMKLEDVLARRMRILFLDAKAACEMAPLVAEVMAGELKQGEEWIMGELEEFKKTANKYMI, encoded by the coding sequence ATGGATAGATTAGGAAATATAAGGAAATTAAAGGAAGCTGGTAAGGTATGGGATATTGTGGTGATAGGAGGTGGAGCGTCTGGTCTTGGGGTGGCTTTGGATGCCTTGTCCAGGGGGCTTGATGTATTGCTGCTTGAGGGAAATGATTTTGCCAAAGGGACTTCCAGTAGAAGTACTAAGTTAGTTCATGGAGGAGTGAGGTATTTGGCTCAGGGAGATGTGTTCTTGGTATGGGAAGCTTTACGTGAGCGGGGGAGGATTCTTCAGAATGCCCCGCACTTGGCCAGTGTCCAGCCTTTTATCATTCCGATCTATTCATATTGGGATAAATTGAAATATACCTTAGGCCTGAAAATATATGATTGGATGAGCGGTAGGTTAAGTTTGGGGGATTCGTCTTATATTACTAGGGGAGAAGTGAAAATCCGCTTGCCAGAAGTGAAGGAGGAGGGCTTGCTAGGAGGAGTGGTTTATCATGACGGGGCATTTGATGATGCCAGATTAGCTTTAAGTGTGGCTCAGACTTGCGATGATTTGGGAGGTTGTGTACTTAATTATGCCAAAGTGACCTCCTTGTTGAAATCAGGTGATGGGAGGATAAATGGTGTAAGGGTGAAAGATGTTTTGGCAAAGAAAAGCTATGAGATAAAGGCCCTGATGGTGGTTAATGCCACAGGTGTTTTTGCGGATAAGGTTTTGAAGTTAGATGAGCCGAATGCGCCAAAAATGATACAGCCAAGCCAAGGTGTTCATTTGGTTTTGCCTTTGGAGTTTTTGGGGAGTGAGGATGCGTTGATGATACCGGAGACCAGTGATGGTCGGGTATTATTTGCGGTGCCTTGGTTAGGGAAATTGGTAGTGGGAACAACAGATACCTTGCGCAAAAAGGCGAAGCTTGAGCCTGAAGCATTGTCAAGGGAAATTGATTTTATACTTCAGACTGCAAGTTTATATTTATTAAAGAAGCCTACTCGAAAGGATGTGTTGGCTGTTTTTGCAGGACTGAGACCCTTGGCAGCACCAAAAGAAGGGAATACAAAGACCAAAGAGATCTCAAGAAATCATAAGGTGATTGTTTCTGGTTCAGGATTGGTGACCTTGACAGGAGGTAAATGGACTACCTTCAGGAAGATGGGAGAAGATACGGTGGATTACTTTTCAAAGCTGACAGGGAAAGAAGTAAGGAGAAGTAGGTCTTGGAAGGAGCGGATACATGGATTTGGAACAGGGCTTTTGGAGGGGCATTGGAGACAATACGGTTCATATGCAACGGAACTCCTCCAGATGATCAAAGATGAACCTGGCTATGCCCGGCTTCTTCATAGGGATTACCCATATACCGTTGGAGAAGTGGTGTGGGCAGTAAGGAGGGAGATGGCCATGAAATTGGAGGATGTGCTGGCTCGAAGGATGAGGATATTGTTTTTGGATGCCAAAGCGGCATGTGAAATGGCTCCTTTGGTAGCGGAAGTGATGGCAGGAGAGTTGAAGCAAGGTGAGGAATGGATAATGGGTGAATTGGAGGAATTTAAGAAAACGGCAAATAAATATATGATATAA
- the atpD gene encoding F0F1 ATP synthase subunit beta, whose product MANTGKITQVIGPVVDISFEGGKLPNILDALEITKENGQKVVLEVQQHLGEDRVRTIAMDSSEGLTRGMAAVDLGAPISVPTGEGIKGRLFNVVGEPIDGLPQVDSSNKLPIHRHAPKFEDLSTSTEVLYTGIKVIDLIEPYAKGGKIGLFGGAGVGKTVLIQELINNIAKAYSGLSVFAGVGERTREGNDLLREMIESGIVTYGDDFVESLENEGGWDLSKVDLEKLKDSKATFVFGQMNEPPGARARVALTGLTLAEYYRDGEGDGAGKDILFFIDNIFRFTQAGSEVSALLGRMPSAVGYQPTLATEMGAMQERITSTKNGSITSVQAVYVPADDLTDPAPATTFAHLDATTVLSRKIAELGIYPAVDPLDSTSRILEPGILGNEHYDCATRVKELLQRYKELQDIIAILGMEELSEEDKLVVHRARRVQRFLSQPFHVAEQFTGLKGVLVDIKDTIKGFTMIMDGELDHLPEAAFNLVGNIDDAIAKGEKMLAEVK is encoded by the coding sequence ATGGCGAATACTGGTAAGATAACTCAGGTGATTGGCCCCGTAGTAGATATTTCATTCGAAGGGGGAAAATTGCCGAATATCCTGGACGCACTCGAAATCACCAAAGAGAATGGTCAAAAAGTAGTATTGGAAGTTCAACAGCACCTCGGTGAAGACCGCGTAAGAACCATTGCGATGGACTCTTCTGAAGGTTTGACCAGAGGAATGGCTGCTGTAGACTTGGGCGCTCCTATCTCTGTTCCAACTGGAGAGGGAATCAAAGGACGTCTGTTCAACGTAGTTGGTGAGCCAATCGATGGTCTTCCACAAGTGGACTCTTCCAATAAACTTCCTATCCACAGACACGCTCCTAAATTTGAGGACCTGTCTACTTCAACTGAAGTGCTTTATACAGGTATCAAAGTTATCGACTTGATCGAGCCATATGCAAAAGGCGGTAAAATTGGTCTTTTCGGTGGTGCCGGTGTAGGTAAAACCGTATTGATTCAGGAATTGATCAACAACATTGCAAAAGCTTATTCAGGTCTTTCTGTATTTGCCGGTGTTGGTGAGAGAACTCGTGAAGGAAATGACCTTTTGAGAGAAATGATCGAGTCTGGTATCGTAACTTACGGTGATGACTTCGTAGAATCTCTTGAGAATGAAGGCGGATGGGATCTCTCTAAAGTAGACCTTGAAAAACTTAAAGACTCTAAGGCGACGTTTGTGTTCGGTCAGATGAACGAACCTCCTGGTGCCCGTGCTCGTGTGGCCTTGACTGGTCTTACACTTGCTGAATATTACCGTGATGGAGAAGGCGATGGCGCTGGTAAAGATATCCTATTCTTTATTGACAATATCTTCCGATTCACACAAGCTGGTTCTGAAGTATCTGCCCTTTTGGGTCGTATGCCTTCAGCGGTAGGTTACCAGCCGACCCTAGCAACTGAGATGGGGGCCATGCAGGAGAGAATTACCTCTACCAAAAATGGTTCAATTACTTCCGTACAGGCCGTTTACGTACCTGCGGATGACTTGACTGACCCTGCTCCAGCGACTACTTTCGCTCACTTGGATGCTACTACCGTACTTTCTCGTAAAATTGCCGAGTTGGGTATCTACCCTGCTGTGGATCCTTTGGATTCTACTTCTAGAATTCTTGAGCCAGGTATCTTGGGCAATGAGCACTATGACTGTGCTACTCGAGTTAAAGAATTACTACAACGCTACAAAGAACTTCAGGACATCATCGCCATCCTTGGTATGGAAGAACTTTCTGAAGAAGATAAATTGGTTGTTCACAGAGCTAGAAGGGTACAGAGATTCTTGTCTCAGCCTTTCCACGTAGCTGAGCAGTTTACAGGGCTTAAAGGGGTGCTTGTAGACATTAAGGACACCATCAAAGGTTTCACCATGATCATGGACGGTGAATTGGATCACCTTCCTGAGGCAGCATTCAACTTGGTAGGCAACATCGATGATGCTATCGCCAAAGGTGAGAAAATGCTTGCTGAAGTTAAATAA
- the hemE gene encoding uroporphyrinogen decarboxylase, whose protein sequence is MQFKNDLLLRAARGEQVERTPVWLMRQAGRILPEYREVRSSVSGFIELAQTPELAAEVTIQPVDLLGVDAAIIFSDILVIPEAMGLPYEMIEKRGPKFPNTVSSAADLKKLRIADGVDDLSYVIEAIKITKKALNGRVPLIGFAGAPWTIFAYMVEGSGSKTFSKSRAMLYQEPDLAEMLLDMITKSTINYLKAQIAAGADIVQIFDSWAGILPPDHYQKYSLKYISAICDAITEVPVTVFAKGAFFAREEMAKLNCETIGLDWNMGIEESRRLIGPDKTLQGNLDPAALYGSDAEVEAATKRMLDQFGTGRHIANLGHGVYPDIDPEKVKVFINTVKEYSAQLRAEKV, encoded by the coding sequence ATGCAATTTAAAAATGACTTGTTATTAAGAGCTGCCCGTGGGGAGCAAGTAGAGAGAACGCCAGTTTGGTTGATGAGACAGGCAGGGAGGATTTTGCCGGAATACCGTGAAGTGAGAAGTAGTGTGAGTGGTTTTATTGAATTGGCTCAGACACCGGAATTGGCAGCTGAAGTGACCATTCAACCTGTGGATTTGCTGGGGGTGGATGCGGCCATTATTTTTTCGGACATTTTGGTGATTCCTGAAGCAATGGGACTGCCATATGAGATGATTGAAAAGCGTGGTCCTAAATTTCCTAATACAGTTTCTTCTGCTGCTGATCTGAAAAAGCTGCGAATTGCAGATGGGGTGGATGATCTTAGTTATGTTATTGAAGCCATAAAAATCACCAAAAAAGCCTTGAATGGCCGTGTGCCATTGATTGGATTTGCAGGTGCGCCATGGACCATTTTCGCCTATATGGTAGAGGGTTCAGGCAGCAAGACTTTTTCTAAGTCCAGGGCCATGCTTTATCAAGAACCAGATTTGGCAGAAATGCTATTGGATATGATCACCAAGTCCACTATCAATTACCTTAAGGCCCAGATTGCTGCTGGCGCTGATATTGTACAGATTTTTGATAGTTGGGCGGGAATTCTTCCTCCTGACCATTATCAGAAATATTCTCTAAAATATATTTCGGCTATTTGTGATGCCATCACAGAGGTTCCTGTGACAGTATTTGCAAAGGGTGCATTCTTTGCCCGTGAAGAAATGGCTAAGTTAAACTGCGAGACTATAGGCCTTGATTGGAATATGGGAATTGAAGAGTCAAGGAGGTTGATCGGTCCAGATAAAACCCTTCAGGGTAATTTGGATCCTGCAGCTTTGTATGGTTCAGATGCTGAGGTGGAGGCAGCTACCAAAAGAATGTTGGATCAGTTTGGAACTGGTAGACATATTGCCAACTTGGGCCACGGTGTTTATCCGGATATTGACCCTGAAAAAGTAAAAGTGTTTATCAATACCGTAAAGGAATACAGTGCTCAATTAAGAGCAGAAAAGGTCTAA
- the dnaK gene encoding molecular chaperone DnaK — translation MGKIIGIDLGTTNSCVAVMEGNEPVVIQNSEGRRTTPSIVAFLDNGNGERKVGDPAKRQAITNPANTISSVKRFMGKKFSEVSDEKKHASYKVEKGSNDTVAVKIGDRSYTPQELSAMILQKMKSTAEDFLGQEVTEAVITVPAYFNDAERHATKEAGQIAGLDVKRIINEPTAAALAYGMDKKDRDMKIAVYDLGGGTFDISILELGDGVFEVKSTNGDVHLGGDDFDQVIINWLADEFKAEEDIDLKQDPMALQRLKEAAEKAKIELSSSSSTEINLPYITATQTGPKHLVRNLSRAKFEQLSEDLVKRSMEPCKKALSDAGMSASEIDEVILVGGSTRIPRIQEEVEKFFGKKPSKGVNPDEVVAIGAAIQGGVLTGEVKDVLLLDVTPLSLGIETMGGVFTKLIEANTTIPSKKSETFSTAADNQPAVDIHVLQGERPMAKDNRSIGRFQLSDIPPAPRGVPQIEVTFDIDANGILHVSAKDKGTGKEQKIKIEASSGLSDEEIERMKKEAEANAASDKEEKEKIEKLNQADSLIFQTEKQLKEFGDKLSDGNKTNINGALEKLKTAHQAQDLEAITPAIEELNKAWEAASTEMYNATQGAGAEGAAGAGAGASTDAGAEAGDSVSDVDYEEVNEEDKK, via the coding sequence ATGGGAAAAATTATCGGTATAGATTTGGGAACCACTAACTCTTGCGTTGCCGTAATGGAAGGTAACGAACCAGTGGTTATCCAAAACAGTGAGGGAAGAAGAACAACCCCTTCTATTGTTGCATTTTTGGACAATGGAAACGGAGAAAGAAAAGTAGGGGATCCTGCCAAAAGACAGGCTATCACTAACCCTGCCAATACCATTTCATCTGTGAAAAGGTTTATGGGTAAAAAGTTCTCAGAAGTTTCTGATGAGAAAAAGCATGCTTCATATAAAGTAGAAAAAGGTTCTAATGATACTGTAGCTGTTAAAATTGGCGACAGATCTTATACTCCTCAAGAGCTTTCAGCTATGATCCTTCAAAAAATGAAGTCTACAGCTGAAGATTTCTTGGGACAGGAAGTCACAGAAGCAGTAATTACTGTTCCGGCTTACTTTAACGATGCTGAGCGACATGCTACCAAAGAAGCTGGCCAGATTGCAGGTTTGGATGTGAAAAGAATCATCAATGAGCCTACTGCAGCTGCCCTAGCCTATGGTATGGACAAGAAAGACAGAGATATGAAAATCGCTGTGTATGACCTTGGTGGTGGTACCTTCGATATTTCAATTCTTGAGTTGGGTGATGGAGTGTTTGAAGTAAAATCTACCAATGGTGATGTTCACTTGGGTGGGGATGACTTTGACCAAGTAATCATCAACTGGTTAGCGGATGAATTCAAAGCTGAGGAAGACATTGACTTGAAGCAAGACCCAATGGCCCTTCAAAGATTGAAGGAAGCTGCTGAGAAAGCTAAGATCGAACTTTCAAGCTCTTCATCTACTGAAATCAACTTGCCATATATCACTGCCACTCAGACTGGTCCTAAGCACTTGGTTAGAAATCTTTCAAGAGCTAAGTTCGAACAATTGTCTGAAGACTTGGTGAAAAGGTCAATGGAACCTTGTAAGAAGGCTTTGTCGGATGCAGGAATGTCTGCTTCTGAAATTGACGAAGTGATCTTGGTAGGAGGGTCTACAAGAATTCCTAGGATTCAGGAAGAGGTAGAGAAGTTCTTTGGTAAAAAACCATCTAAAGGTGTTAACCCTGATGAGGTAGTAGCCATTGGTGCTGCCATCCAAGGTGGTGTATTGACCGGTGAAGTGAAAGATGTATTGTTGCTAGACGTGACTCCACTTTCTTTGGGGATCGAAACTATGGGTGGTGTATTCACCAAATTGATCGAAGCCAACACTACGATTCCATCTAAGAAGTCTGAGACCTTCTCAACTGCTGCTGACAACCAGCCAGCAGTAGATATCCATGTGCTTCAAGGTGAAAGACCTATGGCTAAGGATAACAGAAGTATCGGTAGATTCCAGTTGAGCGATATTCCACCAGCACCAAGAGGAGTTCCTCAAATCGAAGTAACTTTCGATATTGATGCGAACGGTATCCTTCATGTGTCTGCCAAGGACAAAGGAACTGGTAAAGAGCAGAAAATTAAGATTGAAGCTTCTTCAGGCCTTTCTGATGAGGAAATCGAAAGAATGAAAAAAGAAGCTGAGGCCAATGCTGCTTCTGATAAAGAGGAAAAAGAAAAAATTGAAAAGCTTAACCAAGCTGACAGTTTGATCTTCCAGACAGAAAAGCAATTGAAGGAGTTTGGAGATAAGCTTTCCGATGGAAACAAAACCAATATCAATGGTGCTTTGGAGAAATTGAAAACAGCTCACCAAGCCCAGGATTTGGAAGCGATCACTCCAGCTATTGAAGAGTTAAATAAAGCTTGGGAAGCTGCTTCTACTGAAATGTACAACGCTACTCAAGGCGCAGGTGCTGAAGGTGCTGCGGGAGCAGGTGCCGGAGCTAGTACAGACGCTGGAGCGGAAGCAGGAGACAGTGTTTCTGATGTAGATTATGAAGAAGTAAACGAAGAGGATAAGAAATAA
- the glpK gene encoding glycerol kinase GlpK, whose translation MTQSKQYILALDQGTTSSRAILFNQSGQPVGMAQKDFKQYFPQSGWVEHYPTEIWTSQSSVILELIAETEISPKQIAGMGITNQRETTILWDRETGKPLYNAIVWQDRRTSVYCNELKSKGLGEKIKAKTGLVIDAYFSATKIKWILDHVEGAREKARQGKVCFGTVDSWLVWKLTKGETHITDITNASRTMLFNIHEREWDKELLSLFDIPESILPEVKSSSEVYCKTAGDVLSVKIPIAGIAGDQQAALFGQLCTESGMAKTTYGTGCFLVMNTGEKPVDSQNQLLTTIAWEIKGKVKYALEGSVFIGGAAIQWLRDGLKIIHNAKESEFLAQKVDDNGGIYFVPALTGLGAPYWDQDARGAFFGITRGTTQAHFARAALEAIAFQVYDVLHAMEKDAGGKTTEMRVDGGASANNFLMQFQSDLVRSDIRRPKITETTALGAAFLAGLAVGYWESEATLQQLWEEDACFRPEKTPEEVAEKLHFWHKAVERSKSWEES comes from the coding sequence ATGACCCAAAGTAAACAGTACATTTTGGCCTTAGATCAAGGAACGACCAGCTCTAGGGCAATACTTTTTAACCAGTCAGGTCAGCCAGTAGGTATGGCCCAAAAGGATTTCAAACAGTATTTTCCCCAATCTGGTTGGGTAGAACATTATCCTACAGAAATTTGGACTTCCCAATCTTCTGTGATTTTGGAACTTATAGCTGAGACAGAAATATCTCCCAAGCAAATAGCAGGTATGGGGATCACCAATCAACGTGAAACGACCATTTTATGGGATAGGGAAACGGGTAAGCCCTTGTATAATGCTATTGTTTGGCAAGACCGGCGAACTTCTGTATACTGTAATGAATTAAAAAGCAAAGGACTTGGTGAGAAGATCAAAGCAAAAACAGGTTTGGTCATTGATGCGTATTTCTCTGCTACTAAGATCAAGTGGATACTTGATCATGTGGAAGGTGCCAGGGAAAAAGCAAGGCAGGGAAAGGTGTGTTTTGGGACAGTAGATAGTTGGTTGGTGTGGAAGCTGACCAAAGGTGAAACACATATTACGGATATTACTAATGCCAGTAGGACAATGTTGTTCAATATTCATGAAAGGGAATGGGACAAAGAACTACTGTCCTTGTTTGATATACCTGAATCTATTTTGCCGGAAGTAAAGTCATCCAGTGAAGTGTATTGTAAAACAGCAGGAGATGTTTTATCTGTAAAGATTCCTATTGCTGGCATAGCAGGGGATCAGCAAGCAGCACTCTTTGGTCAACTTTGCACAGAGTCTGGAATGGCCAAAACCACTTACGGCACAGGTTGTTTTTTGGTGATGAATACTGGTGAAAAGCCTGTTGATTCTCAAAATCAACTATTAACGACCATTGCCTGGGAAATAAAGGGAAAGGTGAAGTACGCTTTGGAGGGTAGTGTATTTATTGGTGGAGCGGCGATTCAATGGTTAAGGGATGGGCTAAAAATTATTCATAATGCCAAAGAAAGTGAATTCCTTGCCCAAAAGGTTGATGATAATGGGGGGATTTACTTTGTTCCTGCCCTGACAGGCTTAGGGGCACCATATTGGGATCAAGATGCTAGAGGAGCCTTTTTTGGTATTACGAGAGGGACTACGCAGGCACATTTTGCAAGGGCGGCCTTAGAGGCCATTGCTTTTCAAGTATACGATGTTTTGCATGCGATGGAAAAGGATGCTGGGGGAAAAACTACCGAAATGCGTGTGGATGGTGGTGCTTCAGCCAATAATTTTTTGATGCAATTTCAATCGGATTTGGTGAGAAGTGATATTAGGAGACCTAAGATTACGGAGACTACGGCCTTGGGTGCGGCTTTTTTGGCAGGGTTAGCTGTTGGGTATTGGGAGAGTGAGGCGACTTTACAGCAATTATGGGAGGAAGATGCCTGCTTCCGTCCAGAGAAGACTCCTGAAGAGGTGGCGGAAAAACTGCATTTTTGGCATAAGGCAGTAGAGCGGTCCAAAAGCTGGGAGGAATCCTAA